A single window of Cytophagales bacterium DNA harbors:
- the pyrF gene encoding orotidine-5'-phosphate decarboxylase: MTQTQLFSQIKKKRSYLCIGLDTDINKIPSHLLSTTDPVFEFNKQIIDATSKYCVAYKLNTAFYESAGSKGWEILQKTLEYIPKDFFTIADAKRGDIGNSSKLYARAFFDPGYSGMNFDAVTVAPYMGEDSVKPFLEYDNKWVILLALTSNPGSNDFQMLKIVRDGKEKYLFENVIETSQKWGSASQIMYVVGATQTDMLPKIREIAPDHFLLIPGIGAQGGDSQQNRDKFEKISKLAMNKQCGLLVNASRSIIYASGDKDFAKSAGQAAHQLQQQMAGHLDVAQLSS, encoded by the coding sequence ATGACCCAAACCCAGCTCTTTTCCCAAATCAAAAAAAAACGATCATACCTCTGTATCGGACTTGACACAGATATTAACAAAATCCCGTCTCACCTTCTAAGTACTACCGACCCGGTATTTGAATTCAACAAACAGATCATTGATGCAACTTCTAAATACTGTGTGGCATATAAGCTCAATACTGCTTTTTATGAATCTGCAGGCAGTAAAGGTTGGGAAATTTTACAGAAGACATTGGAATATATTCCCAAAGATTTTTTTACAATTGCTGATGCTAAAAGAGGTGATATCGGCAATTCTTCCAAACTATATGCCAGAGCTTTCTTTGATCCCGGGTACTCGGGAATGAATTTTGATGCTGTGACCGTAGCGCCCTATATGGGTGAAGATTCGGTAAAGCCATTCCTGGAATATGACAATAAATGGGTTATTTTGCTGGCGCTTACTTCAAATCCCGGCAGTAATGATTTTCAAATGTTAAAAATAGTTAGAGACGGAAAGGAGAAGTATTTGTTTGAAAATGTGATTGAAACAAGTCAGAAATGGGGAAGCGCTTCTCAAATAATGTATGTTGTGGGTGCAACGCAAACGGATATGTTGCCAAAAATAAGAGAGATTGCTCCTGATCATTTCCTGCTTATTCCCGGTATAGGTGCACAGGGTGGTGACTCACAGCAGAATCGCGACAAGTTTGAGAAAATATCAAAACTTGCCATGAATAAACAGTGTGGTTTATTAGTTAATGCTTCAAGAAGTATTATTTATGCATCAGGTGATAAAGATTTCGCAAAATCTGCGGGGCAGGCAGCACATCAATTGCAGCAGCAAATGGCAGGGCACTTAGATGTAGCTCAACTTTCAAGTTGA